A window of the Synechococcus sp. JA-3-3Ab genome harbors these coding sequences:
- a CDS encoding transposase, producing the protein MDHGVNNWLTCVSNLGHSFIIGGRKVKSFNQGYNKELARLKTHKLRGFWLQKLRRITETGECNPQSCGQGH; encoded by the coding sequence ATTGACCACGGAGTCAACAACTGGCTTACGTGCGTTAGCAACTTAGGACATAGCTTCATCATTGGTGGCCGCAAAGTCAAGTCCTTTAACCAGGGGTACAACAAGGAGCTGGCTAGGCTCAAGACTCACAAGCTGCGGGGGTTTTGGTTGCAAAAGCTTCGTCGAATTACGGAAACCGGAGAATGCAATCCACAAAGCTGTGGGCAAGGTCATTGA
- the remA gene encoding extracellular matrix/biofilm regulator RemA, with protein MDTRLINIGFGNIVAAGRVIAIVSPESAPIKRIISDARERGQLVDATYGRRTRAVIITDSGHVILSAIQPETVANRFLTAKVGAPEEPE; from the coding sequence ATGGATACTCGCCTAATCAACATCGGCTTTGGCAATATCGTCGCCGCCGGGCGCGTTATCGCCATTGTCAGTCCTGAGTCAGCTCCCATCAAACGCATCATTAGCGACGCCCGCGAAAGAGGCCAGTTGGTGGACGCGACCTACGGTCGCCGCACCCGCGCCGTAATCATCACCGATTCCGGGCACGTCATCCTCTCGGCCATTCAGCCGGAAACCGTTGCCAACCGCTTCCTTACTGCCAAAGTCGGTGCGCCGGAGGAACCTGAGTAA
- the gmk gene encoding guanylate kinase — translation MAVSSTTLSSPTPPECLQQQEAPRPPATRGRLVVLTGPSGVGKGTLVSQLRQRHPELYFSVSVTTRPPRPGEQEGVNYYFRTREEFLNLIEADELLEWAQYAGNFYGTPREIVFQKLSQGQDVLLEIELAGARQVRQQCPDAIRIFLSPPSLEELERRIRERGQDSEASIQRRLQQARKELDAKDEFDYVIVNDNLEQALQELEALLYPPSPGKGQS, via the coding sequence ATGGCAGTTTCTTCCACTACGCTCTCCTCGCCAACTCCCCCTGAGTGCCTGCAGCAACAGGAAGCCCCTCGGCCTCCTGCCACTCGCGGTCGCCTGGTGGTTTTGACAGGGCCCAGTGGGGTGGGCAAAGGCACTCTGGTCAGCCAATTGCGCCAGCGCCACCCTGAGCTGTACTTTTCTGTCTCGGTAACCACCCGCCCCCCCCGCCCTGGGGAACAGGAAGGCGTCAACTACTACTTCCGCACTCGCGAGGAGTTCCTCAACCTGATTGAAGCCGATGAGTTGTTGGAATGGGCCCAGTACGCAGGTAACTTTTACGGCACTCCCCGCGAGATCGTGTTCCAAAAACTCAGCCAGGGTCAGGATGTGCTTCTGGAAATTGAACTGGCCGGGGCCCGCCAGGTGAGACAACAGTGTCCCGATGCCATTCGCATCTTCCTGTCTCCTCCCTCGCTAGAAGAGCTCGAACGCCGCATTCGCGAACGCGGACAAGACTCTGAAGCCAGCATCCAACGCCGTCTGCAACAGGCTCGCAAAGAATTGGATGCCAAAGACGAATTCGACTACGTGATCGTCAACGACAATCTAGAGCAGGCTCTACAGGAGCTGGAAGCCTTGCTTTATCCTCCCTCTCCAGGGAAGGGGCAATCCTAG
- a CDS encoding site-2 protease family protein yields the protein MNIAAEITPLFLLGTLAFLGWGFWRARRRGSLAVWVWLQGSLLLLPWVVFLGLLLLGIYLNFAGFLLLLLVFTGLYIAVGRKTRQLAQQELQARRQQLAQMEEWQEIPSEGAGETPAEQPLVLRGISAEDLQAIQSIFSLDTFFVTETIPYGEGAIFKGNLRREAEGVVPLLQERLRERLGSRYQLFLVEDASEKPAVVVLPDEIVNYRTSRGAQILAAGLMLASFLATLEVGANLFGFRLLEAPGRWVEALPVAAGIFAILLVHETGHRWMAGRYGVRLSPAFVIPSLGIGTLGSLNRIQSPVPNRKALFDIAFAGPAAGGLLSLVVLLVGLRLSGSGGLYVPTEIFRSSILVGTLARLVLGSQLQAELVPIHPFVAVGWIGLAITALSLLPAGQLDGGRIVQAVYGRKTAARATVITLIALAVAAISNVLALYWALLILFIAREPERPPQDEITETDGQRDALALLALFLMVMTLLPIAPALAGFLNFPNG from the coding sequence ATGAACATCGCCGCCGAGATTACGCCCCTCTTTTTGTTGGGAACGCTGGCGTTTTTGGGTTGGGGCTTCTGGCGAGCCCGCCGGCGGGGATCCCTGGCCGTCTGGGTGTGGTTACAGGGATCCCTGCTCCTTTTGCCGTGGGTGGTCTTTCTGGGGCTGCTGTTGCTGGGGATCTACCTCAACTTCGCCGGCTTCCTGCTGCTGTTGCTGGTGTTCACGGGGCTCTACATTGCCGTGGGGCGCAAAACCCGTCAGTTGGCCCAGCAGGAGCTGCAGGCGCGGCGGCAGCAGTTGGCCCAGATGGAGGAGTGGCAGGAAATCCCCTCGGAAGGGGCTGGGGAGACGCCTGCCGAGCAGCCTTTGGTCTTGCGGGGCATCTCTGCGGAAGATTTGCAGGCCATTCAGTCCATCTTCAGCCTGGACACCTTTTTTGTGACTGAGACCATCCCCTATGGGGAGGGGGCGATCTTCAAGGGCAACCTACGGCGGGAGGCGGAGGGGGTGGTGCCGCTGCTGCAGGAAAGGCTAAGGGAGCGGCTGGGCAGCCGCTACCAACTGTTTTTGGTGGAAGATGCCTCAGAAAAGCCGGCGGTGGTGGTCTTGCCAGATGAGATTGTTAACTACCGCACCTCGAGGGGAGCCCAGATTCTGGCAGCAGGCCTAATGCTGGCTAGCTTTCTGGCCACTTTGGAGGTGGGGGCCAACCTGTTCGGCTTCCGGCTGTTGGAGGCGCCGGGGCGTTGGGTGGAGGCCCTGCCCGTGGCGGCGGGGATCTTCGCCATTTTGCTGGTGCACGAGACGGGCCACCGCTGGATGGCCGGCAGGTATGGGGTGCGCCTCAGCCCGGCTTTTGTTATCCCCAGCTTGGGGATCGGCACGCTGGGATCCCTAAACCGCATCCAGTCGCCGGTGCCCAACCGCAAGGCCCTGTTCGACATCGCCTTTGCCGGCCCGGCGGCGGGCGGCCTCCTTTCCTTGGTGGTGCTGCTGGTCGGCCTAAGGCTGTCTGGCTCCGGGGGGCTGTACGTGCCCACGGAGATCTTTCGCAGCTCCATCCTGGTGGGCACGCTGGCGCGGCTGGTGCTGGGATCCCAGTTGCAGGCGGAGCTGGTGCCCATTCACCCCTTCGTGGCGGTGGGCTGGATTGGCCTGGCCATCACCGCCTTGAGCTTGCTGCCGGCGGGGCAGTTGGACGGGGGTCGCATTGTGCAGGCGGTGTACGGGCGGAAGACGGCGGCCCGCGCCACGGTGATTACCCTGATTGCCCTGGCGGTGGCGGCCATCAGCAACGTCTTGGCCCTCTACTGGGCGCTGCTGATTCTCTTTATTGCCCGCGAGCCGGAGCGTCCCCCGCAGGATGAGATTACCGAGACCGACGGCCAACGGGATGCCTTGGCGTTGCTGGCCCTCTTTTTGATGGTGATGACCCTGCTGCCGATTGCCCCGGCCTTGGCAGGCTTTTTGAATTTTCCCAACGGCTAA
- a CDS encoding IS607 family transposase has translation MARYVKPREAADYFGVCLHTLRRWEQKGWIHAIRTPSGRARRYDLDSYIGLRPADANKAPRKAKRVVLYARVSSRGQKPDLERQIARLVNLYPGAEVVGEVGGGLDFKRPKFLALLERVRAGDIGTIVVAHRDRLCRFGFEFVEWYCRQYGCEILVLDDDHLSPQQELVEDILTILHCFSSRLYGLRKYRAAIEKDTDLSGASAG, from the coding sequence ATGGCTAGGTATGTAAAACCGAGAGAAGCGGCGGATTATTTTGGGGTGTGTCTCCACACCTTGAGGCGATGGGAACAGAAAGGCTGGATCCATGCAATACGTACACCATCCGGTAGGGCGAGAAGGTATGACCTCGACAGCTACATTGGCCTCCGGCCCGCTGACGCGAACAAAGCGCCCAGAAAGGCCAAACGAGTCGTTTTGTACGCCCGAGTCAGCAGTCGAGGGCAGAAACCAGACTTGGAGAGACAGATTGCAAGACTGGTTAACCTCTATCCTGGAGCCGAAGTGGTCGGAGAGGTTGGCGGCGGTCTCGACTTCAAAAGACCAAAGTTCCTTGCCTTATTGGAACGAGTTCGTGCGGGAGATATCGGAACGATTGTGGTCGCTCACCGGGATCGACTCTGCCGGTTTGGATTTGAGTTCGTTGAGTGGTACTGCCGTCAATACGGATGCGAAATCTTGGTTCTCGATGACGATCACCTTTCTCCCCAGCAGGAACTGGTTGAGGATATCCTCACCATCCTGCACTGCTTCAGCAGTCGGCTCTACGGACTCAGAAAATACCGGGCTGCAATCGAGAAAGATACGGATTTATCCGGAGCCAGCGCTGGCTAA
- a CDS encoding tetratricopeptide repeat protein — MYQLGLVLRQQGELEAALVPLKQALELQPDFADAAYTLAILLRDCGREAEAAELFYRLWQADPADLAAALGWCVSQLPLLYDTPEQIASARQRHRQALEQVKARWAQLPRDPAALERAAAGVGSVQPFFVPYQGQNDRELQHLYGSLVGEVMAARYPQPPVVLRRGPGRLRVGIVSGLFRDHSVWKILTGGWVEALDRSQVALYGFHTSAVQDEITRSLPPRFEQSVAGSRSLAEWQATLREAQLDVLLYPEVGIDPVCAQLAALRLAPVQAMAWGHPQTSGLPTMDVFLSSELMEPPDGAGHYTEQLLPLPGIGTYYIPLDIDPAPVDWLAWGVDPDRVLYLCAQSLFKYLPQYDEVFPRIAREVGRCQFLFLRGRLSQGIRQRFWQRLQRAFQAYGLAAEDHVLLLPELSPAQYAAYNALGDVYLDSIGWSGGNTTLEALPHGLPIVTLPGSLMRGRHTYAILRQMGIYETIASSLEEYIQIAVRLGLDDRWREEIGQRVKARQERLYRDPAPIRALEAWLQSLKT, encoded by the coding sequence CTGTACCAGTTGGGGCTGGTGCTGCGGCAACAGGGGGAGTTGGAGGCGGCCCTGGTACCCCTGAAGCAGGCTCTGGAGTTGCAGCCGGACTTTGCCGATGCCGCCTACACGCTGGCCATCCTGCTGCGCGATTGTGGCCGGGAGGCGGAAGCAGCGGAGCTGTTCTACCGCCTCTGGCAGGCCGATCCCGCCGATTTGGCCGCGGCCCTGGGCTGGTGCGTCAGCCAGTTGCCTTTGCTCTACGACACCCCTGAGCAAATTGCAAGCGCCCGCCAGCGCCACCGCCAAGCGCTGGAACAGGTCAAGGCCCGCTGGGCCCAACTGCCGCGGGATCCCGCTGCTTTAGAGCGCGCTGCCGCCGGCGTCGGCTCCGTCCAACCCTTCTTTGTGCCCTACCAGGGCCAGAACGACCGCGAGCTGCAGCACCTGTACGGATCCCTGGTGGGGGAGGTGATGGCGGCCCGCTACCCCCAGCCCCCTGTTGTCCTGCGGCGAGGTCCTGGCCGGCTGCGGGTGGGCATCGTCTCCGGCCTGTTCCGGGATCATTCGGTGTGGAAGATCTTGACCGGCGGCTGGGTAGAAGCTCTGGATCGCTCCCAAGTGGCCCTCTACGGCTTCCACACCTCGGCCGTCCAAGACGAGATCACGCGCTCCCTGCCCCCTCGTTTTGAGCAGTCTGTGGCCGGATCCCGCAGCCTGGCGGAGTGGCAGGCAACCCTTCGGGAGGCGCAACTGGACGTGCTCCTCTACCCGGAGGTGGGCATCGACCCGGTCTGTGCCCAGTTGGCCGCCCTGCGTTTGGCCCCTGTGCAGGCCATGGCCTGGGGACATCCGCAAACCTCTGGCCTGCCAACAATGGATGTTTTCCTCAGCAGCGAGCTGATGGAGCCGCCGGACGGGGCCGGCCACTACACCGAGCAGCTCCTGCCCCTGCCCGGCATCGGCACCTACTACATCCCTCTGGACATTGACCCCGCCCCTGTGGACTGGCTAGCCTGGGGGGTGGATCCCGACAGGGTGCTCTACCTCTGCGCCCAATCTCTGTTCAAGTACTTGCCGCAGTACGACGAGGTGTTCCCCCGCATTGCTCGGGAAGTGGGGCGGTGTCAATTCCTGTTTTTGCGAGGCCGCCTCTCCCAAGGGATCCGCCAGCGCTTTTGGCAACGGCTGCAGCGGGCCTTTCAAGCCTACGGCCTGGCCGCTGAAGACCATGTGCTGCTGTTGCCGGAGCTCTCGCCTGCCCAATATGCCGCCTACAACGCCCTGGGGGATGTTTACCTGGATAGCATCGGCTGGTCCGGCGGCAACACCACCCTGGAAGCCCTGCCCCATGGCCTGCCCATCGTCACGCTGCCGGGATCCCTGATGCGGGGCCGCCACACCTACGCCATCCTGCGGCAGATGGGGATCTACGAGACCATCGCCTCTAGCCTAGAGGAGTACATCCAGATTGCCGTGCGGCTGGGCCTGGATGACCGCTGGCGTGAGGAAATAGGGCAGCGGGTAAAAGCCCGCCAAGAGCGCCTCTACCGGGATCCCGCTCCCATCCGCGCCCTAGAAGCGTGGCTGCAAAGTCTGAAGACCTGA
- the acsF gene encoding magnesium-protoporphyrin IX monomethyl ester (oxidative) cyclase: MSSTLRAAQTQARVPTETILTPRFYTTDFEAIGKMGLGDREADFRAILEEFRADYNRHHFVRGEEFNQDWESRLDPEARRLFVEFLERSCTAEFSGFLLYKELSRRLKETNPVLAECFALMSRDEARHAGFLNRAMGDFNMAFDLGFLTKHKSYTYFAPRFIFYATYLSEKIGYWRYILIYRHLEAHPENRVYPIFNFFKNWCQDENRHGDFFALMLLSQPRLLEGWVAELWCRFFLLSVFATMYLNDVGERPGFYRLLGLDPHTYDMEVIYKTNREAAKVFPVVLDVENPEFVRRLQKCVANNAKLREIARGAGPFKSLRKLPLYLNNAYQFLRLFLLKPRKAGFYLWEQPEPRFEGTAVSA, encoded by the coding sequence ATGAGTTCCACTTTGCGAGCTGCCCAAACCCAGGCGCGAGTGCCCACCGAGACCATCCTGACGCCGCGCTTCTACACTACCGACTTCGAGGCCATCGGCAAGATGGGGTTAGGCGATCGAGAGGCCGACTTCCGGGCCATCTTGGAGGAGTTTCGCGCCGACTACAACCGCCACCACTTCGTCCGCGGCGAGGAGTTCAACCAAGATTGGGAAAGCCGGCTCGATCCGGAGGCGCGGCGGCTGTTTGTGGAGTTTTTGGAGCGCTCCTGCACGGCGGAGTTCTCCGGCTTCCTCCTCTACAAGGAGCTATCCCGCAGGCTGAAGGAGACCAACCCGGTCTTGGCTGAGTGCTTTGCCCTGATGAGCCGCGATGAAGCTCGCCATGCCGGCTTCCTCAACCGCGCCATGGGCGATTTCAACATGGCCTTTGACTTGGGCTTTTTGACCAAGCACAAGTCCTACACTTACTTTGCGCCCCGCTTTATCTTCTACGCCACCTATCTCTCCGAAAAGATCGGCTACTGGCGCTACATTCTCATCTACCGCCACCTGGAGGCTCACCCCGAAAACCGCGTTTACCCAATCTTCAACTTCTTCAAGAACTGGTGCCAGGACGAGAACCGCCACGGCGATTTCTTTGCCCTCATGCTCCTGAGCCAGCCGCGGCTGCTCGAGGGGTGGGTGGCGGAGCTGTGGTGTCGCTTCTTCCTGCTGTCGGTGTTTGCCACCATGTACCTCAACGACGTGGGCGAGCGCCCAGGTTTCTACCGCCTCCTGGGCCTGGATCCGCACACCTACGACATGGAGGTGATCTACAAGACCAACCGCGAGGCGGCCAAGGTCTTCCCGGTGGTGCTGGATGTGGAGAACCCCGAGTTTGTGCGCCGGCTGCAGAAGTGCGTGGCCAACAACGCCAAGTTGAGGGAGATTGCCCGCGGAGCTGGGCCCTTCAAGAGCCTGCGCAAGCTGCCTCTTTACCTCAACAACGCCTACCAGTTCCTGCGGCTGTTCCTGCTCAAACCGCGCAAAGCTGGCTTTTACTTGTGGGAGCAGCCGGAGCCTCGGTTTGAAGGAACGGCTGTTTCCGCTTGA
- the lgt gene encoding prolipoprotein diacylglyceryl transferase: protein MNLGSAGLLGLTFSSPGEFVFRFPPETPLVGGLGLRWYGLLMAIAVLLGLLLTKALAEARHLEKEPGEASERVEILALWLVVSGFLGARLYYVLTHWSEFQDNPLLAFAIWRGGIIIHGGILAGALALYLYCRATGINGWKYADVITPGLILGQAIGRWGNFFNSEAYGAPIPPDSSWPLRVYIPPQAREPDYSQFEFFHPIFFYESLLNLLLFALLMGMFWRFPKLKDGTWVWTYVVGYSLIRIPYEILRVSAVAYLPGTSIKAAYVASAVGLVLGIGMLVYMYRLRFDPDLEQLTAWLAQQAGLEQETAAELVQRAWAIQQKHRRADLLDRVTLAMPHFPSALAPHLSLGQRELLLRQLFCRLEGRDPAGEGLPQPS, encoded by the coding sequence ATGAATCTAGGGAGTGCAGGGCTGCTGGGCCTTACCTTCAGCTCACCGGGAGAATTTGTCTTCCGCTTTCCCCCCGAAACCCCTCTCGTAGGTGGGCTGGGGCTGCGCTGGTACGGCCTGCTGATGGCCATTGCCGTGTTGCTGGGGCTGCTCTTGACCAAAGCCTTGGCGGAGGCCCGCCACCTGGAGAAGGAGCCAGGCGAGGCCAGCGAACGGGTCGAGATCCTGGCCCTGTGGCTAGTGGTATCGGGATTTCTGGGCGCCCGCCTCTACTACGTCCTCACCCACTGGTCAGAGTTCCAAGACAACCCCCTCCTGGCCTTTGCCATCTGGCGGGGAGGCATCATCATCCACGGTGGGATCTTGGCTGGTGCACTTGCCCTCTACCTTTACTGCCGCGCCACCGGGATCAACGGCTGGAAGTACGCCGATGTGATCACGCCGGGGCTAATCTTGGGCCAGGCCATTGGGCGCTGGGGCAATTTTTTCAACTCTGAGGCCTATGGAGCCCCCATTCCCCCAGACAGCAGTTGGCCCTTGCGGGTATATATCCCCCCCCAAGCCCGCGAGCCTGACTACAGCCAGTTTGAGTTTTTCCACCCCATCTTTTTCTACGAAAGCCTGCTCAACCTGCTTCTGTTTGCTCTCTTGATGGGGATGTTCTGGCGCTTCCCCAAGCTCAAAGATGGCACCTGGGTCTGGACCTATGTGGTCGGCTATAGCTTGATCCGCATCCCTTACGAAATTTTGCGCGTCTCGGCGGTGGCCTATCTGCCGGGAACTTCCATCAAGGCCGCCTACGTGGCCAGCGCCGTAGGCCTGGTGCTGGGGATCGGCATGCTGGTCTATATGTACCGGCTGCGCTTCGACCCCGATTTGGAGCAGTTGACAGCTTGGCTGGCCCAACAGGCAGGGCTAGAACAGGAGACGGCTGCTGAGCTGGTGCAGCGGGCCTGGGCCATCCAGCAAAAGCACCGCCGCGCTGACTTGCTGGATCGCGTCACCCTGGCCATGCCCCACTTTCCCAGCGCCCTTGCCCCCCATCTCTCTTTGGGCCAACGGGAGCTGCTGCTGCGGCAATTGTTCTGCCGCTTGGAAGGTCGGGATCCCGCTGGAGAAGGGCTTCCCCAGCCAAGTTAG
- a CDS encoding response regulator transcription factor: MPEPESSSAHILVIEDEAKLARFLETELAYRGYRVSVVGDGTVALAAARDQNPDLVLLDWMLPGISGLEVCRQLRLTGNRVPVVLMTASDEVADRVAGLDAGADDYVVKPFSLQELLARIRIYLQPPKGSGDSRLVFMDLTLDPVTRQASRGERQVELTAKEYDLLRYLMEHPRQVLTRQQILEHVWGYDFTGDSNIIEVYIRYLRLKIEGPGEKRLIQTVRGVGYVLRE, from the coding sequence ATGCCAGAACCGGAATCCTCCTCAGCCCACATTCTGGTGATCGAAGATGAGGCCAAACTGGCCCGTTTCCTGGAAACCGAGCTGGCCTATAGGGGATATCGGGTGAGTGTGGTCGGCGATGGCACGGTGGCCTTGGCGGCAGCCCGCGACCAGAACCCCGATTTGGTGCTGCTGGACTGGATGTTGCCCGGGATCTCGGGGTTGGAAGTTTGTCGGCAGTTGCGCTTGACGGGCAACCGCGTGCCCGTGGTGCTGATGACTGCCAGCGACGAGGTGGCAGATCGGGTGGCAGGTCTGGATGCTGGGGCAGATGACTATGTGGTCAAACCCTTTAGCCTTCAGGAGTTGCTGGCGCGGATACGGATCTATCTGCAGCCCCCCAAGGGATCTGGCGACAGCCGGTTGGTGTTTATGGATCTGACGCTGGATCCGGTGACACGCCAGGCAAGCCGGGGAGAGCGACAGGTGGAGCTGACGGCCAAGGAATACGACTTGTTGCGCTACCTGATGGAACACCCCCGCCAGGTGCTCACACGCCAACAAATTTTGGAGCATGTGTGGGGCTATGACTTTACAGGCGATTCCAACATCATCGAGGTCTATATTCGCTACTTGCGTCTTAAGATCGAAGGCCCAGGGGAGAAGCGCCTGATCCAGACGGTGCGCGGGGTAGGCTACGTGTTGCGCGAATAG
- a CDS encoding RNA-guided endonuclease InsQ/TnpB family protein, translated as MRISSPSCTASAVGSTDSENTGLQSRKIRIYPEPALAKVWKRWQAACRYCYNQAIAYQRQHGAPKTARKLRDIILRSDLPEWVKDAPCHIKQNAVVEAWLAFRRSKDARFRSVRDRSHTLQFNAGNFRNGTWYPKLTRGLAFRASEEMPREWARGTELMRVKDRWYAIFPEPVNEQCSLAKGVVALDPGVRSFLTGFDGAGFVDIAKGDFGRIVRLCYHLDDLQSRLSKAPRPKRRRMRQAAFRLRERIRNLVDECHRKVAAFLTDNYRLIFLPTFESAKMVAKAGRKFGSKTARAMLTWAHYRFKQLLKFQAKKKNVVVVEVSEAYTSKTCTKCGHIHTKLGGAKVFRCPKCNHRLPRDWQGALGVMLRALRDTAFLFGLRPSSAVASASRSDNGNGQNAIASPLSSNA; from the coding sequence TTGAGGATATCCTCACCATCCTGCACTGCTTCAGCAGTCGGCTCTACGGACTCAGAAAATACCGGGCTGCAATCGAGAAAGATACGGATTTATCCGGAGCCAGCGCTGGCTAAAGTTTGGAAGCGGTGGCAAGCGGCGTGCCGGTACTGCTACAACCAAGCGATTGCCTATCAGCGCCAGCATGGTGCCCCAAAAACGGCCAGAAAGCTGCGGGACATCATCCTGCGCTCCGACCTACCCGAGTGGGTGAAGGACGCCCCCTGCCACATCAAGCAGAACGCGGTCGTCGAGGCGTGGTTGGCGTTTCGCCGAAGCAAAGACGCGAGGTTTCGCAGTGTGCGGGACAGGTCGCATACGCTGCAATTCAACGCCGGCAACTTTCGCAATGGGACGTGGTATCCGAAACTCACCCGAGGTTTGGCGTTCCGTGCATCCGAGGAGATGCCCAGAGAGTGGGCACGCGGAACTGAGCTAATGCGGGTGAAAGACAGATGGTATGCCATCTTTCCTGAGCCCGTGAACGAGCAGTGTTCGTTAGCAAAGGGGGTTGTTGCGCTTGACCCTGGGGTAAGAAGTTTCCTTACAGGGTTTGATGGGGCGGGCTTTGTAGATATCGCCAAGGGGGACTTTGGCAGGATCGTTCGGCTGTGCTACCACCTAGACGATCTGCAATCTAGGCTGAGTAAAGCACCGAGACCCAAGCGTAGGCGAATGCGGCAAGCGGCGTTTCGTCTGCGGGAGAGAATCAGGAACTTGGTGGACGAGTGCCATCGCAAGGTAGCGGCGTTCCTAACGGATAACTACCGATTGATATTCCTCCCCACTTTCGAGTCAGCCAAGATGGTTGCCAAGGCAGGGAGGAAGTTTGGTAGCAAGACAGCAAGGGCGATGCTCACCTGGGCGCACTACCGGTTCAAGCAGCTCCTGAAGTTTCAAGCCAAGAAGAAAAACGTGGTTGTCGTGGAAGTATCGGAAGCGTACACCAGCAAAACCTGTACCAAGTGCGGGCACATCCACACTAAGTTGGGTGGCGCAAAGGTGTTTCGATGCCCAAAGTGCAACCATAGGCTACCACGAGATTGGCAAGGCGCTCTGGGTGTTATGCTCAGGGCTTTGCGGGATACCGCCTTTCTGTTTGGACTCCGTCCGAGTAGCGCGGTCGCGTCAGCATCGCGTAGTGACAACGGAAACGGACAGAATGCTATCGCTTCACCGCTGAGCAGTAATGCTTAG